The following is a genomic window from Roseitalea porphyridii.
ATAAGGGGCGAAGTCACAGTCTTAGCGAGTGGGGCAAACTGTGGGGCACGCCCGTATTACAATCCCATAACCATTTCAAAAAACGGGTGAACTCGGCGAGCAATGGCGGAGAGGGAGGGATTCGAACCCCCGATAGAGTTGCCCCTATACCGCATTTCGAGTGCGGCGCTTTCAACCACTCAGCCACCTCTCCGCACGCGGTGCCGCGCTCTCTAGCGCCAAGGACGGGCGAAAACAAGACCGCTCAGGGCCATTGTTGGCCGCCGGCGCTTGACTTTTCGCCGCCCGCCGATCATAGGAACGGCCAGCGTGGCGCGGGCATTCCGCGCCGCTGTGTTTTGGTGCGGCGCGGGTCGCGGTTGCGCGAACCGACTACGCCCGCCAGATAGGAACAGCGGCCCGGCCGGACAAGCGGCGGGCCCCGCCAATGGAACGACAGAACGACAACCGGAACGACTGAACAAGAAGACGGCCGGCGTGCCGGGCGCTCCGCAGGATCGGGGCGGCGATCGCGCCAGAGCCGGGCCGAACACGAAAGGAAAAAACGATGTTCGCAGTCATCAAGACCGGTGGCAAGCAGTATCGCGTCGCCACCGACGATGTGCTCACCCTCGAAAAGCTCGACGGCGATGCCGGCGAGATGGTCGAGTTCAATGAAGTGCTCGCCGTGGGCGACGGTGACGACGTCACCATCGGCAGCCCGCGCGTCGACGGCGCCATGGTGACCGCCGAGGTGGTCACCCAGGGGCGCGGCAAGAAGGTGATCGCCTTCAAGAAGCGCCGCCGGCAGAATTCGCGCCGCAAGCGCGGCCACCGGCAGTACCTGACCACGGTGCGCATCTCCGAGATTCTCACCGGCGGCGCCAAGCCGTCCGGGAAGCCGGCAGCCAGGAAGGCTGCAGCGGCCGCCGACGCCGCGCCCGCCAAACCCGAGAAGGCCGAAAAGGCAAGCCCGGCCAAGGCACCCGCCAAGGACGACAAGGCACCCGCCAAGGACGATACGGCGACGTCGGCGTCCGATGCACCGCTGTTCACTGCCCCCGAGGGCGAGAAGGACAAGCTGACCGAGATCAAGGGCATCGGTCCGGTCGCCGAGCGCCAGCTCAACGAGCAGGGCATCACCACGTTTGCGCAGATCGCCGCGCTCAGCGCCGACGACATTGCCCGCATCGACGAGGCGATGCCGTTCAGCGCCGCGCAGATCGAGGACTGGCAGGCTCAGGCCAAGCAGATGGCCGGCTGACCGGCCCGCTCCGAAGGTGCGCTGCACAACAGCTTCGCCCTTGAACCCCCCGCCGGAAATGCCCATAAGGAGCATGTGCCGGTTCGGAAAAGAAGAAGAGCCGTTCGCGGCAGGAGATTGAAGACATGGCACACAAGAAAGCTGGTGGATCGTCGCGCAACGGTCGCGATTCGGAGTCCAAACGTCTTGGCGTGAAGAAATTCGGCGGCCAGTCGGTGACCGCAGGCAACATTATCGTGCGCCAGCGCGGCACCAAATGGCACCCGGGCACCAATGTGGGCATCGGCAAGGACCATACCCTGTTCGCCCTCACCGACGGTGCCGTCGAGTTCAGCCGCAAGGCCAACGGCCGCACCTACGTATCGGTGATGGCGGCCGCCGACTGACCGGGCAGCCCAGGCACCCGGCGTTCCAACACCCGGGATTGCACCATTCGTGAACGGGGAGTTGGGACGCAACCAACTCCCCTTTTTGATTCGGACACGACCCATGATCAGTACCGCAAACAAGCCAGACGCCTTTCGGCCCGATCGGCGGTCCTTTTCGCTGAATACGCCGGTGCTCACCACCGAGCGTCTGGTTCTGCGCATGCCGGTGCTCGACGATGCGGACGAACTGGCGGTGATCGCCAACAGCCGCGACATCGCGGAAATGACCGCGCGCATGCCGCATCCCTATACGCGCGCGGACGCGGTCAAATACATCAACGCCGTCCATGACGGCCGGGTCGAGGGCTATGTCTATGCGGTCACGATCGCCGAGACCGGCCGCCTGATCGGCATGTGCGCGGTGACCAACCGGCCGCCCTCGGGCGATCTGGAAGTCGGCTACTGGCTCGGCCGCGCCTGGTGGGGCCAGGGTTATGCATCCGAAGCGGCAAGCGCCGTGGTCGATCTCGCCTTCCGGGTAACCGGCACAAACGTCATCTATGCCGGCTCGCGGACGGTCAATCCGCGCTCGCGCCAGGTGCTGATCAAGCAGGGCTTCGAGTTCACCGGCCTTGACGAGATCGACACGATCGCCGCCGGGCGCGTCGCCATCGAGCGCTATCGGCTGAGCCGGGAAAACTGGCTGGCCCGCAAGGTCGAAACCGGCTGAACGGGCCTCGTCGCCCGCTTCAGCCGGCGATCTCGATCCACACGGGCATATGGTCGGAGCCTTCGGCATCGCGATCGATGCGCACGCCGGAGACCCGCTCGGCCAGCGCCCGGTTGCAGAAGGCATAGTCGAGCCGCTGCTTGGCCGCCGCCGGCTGATCGTACATCGGCCGCCAGCTCCAGCCCGGGTCGGCGGCGGTCGCATCGACCACCGATCCGTCCTCGACCATGAAGCCGTACTCGTCCGAATCCGGTTCGCAGTTGAAGTCACCCATCAGCACGAAATCGCCGCGATCGTCCACCTCCGGCAGCCCGTAGACATGCGCGCCGGTGATCGCGCCCCCCGTCTGCGCGTAGTGGTCGGCGATCGCCCTGACGGCACGGACCTGGGCCATGCGCTCGCGCGCATCGACATGGTCGAGATGGATCGAATGAAACCGGATCGGCCCGACCGGCGTGTCGATCAGCGCCTCGAGCGCCCCGCGCTGCAGGTTCAGCTTGTCCTTGCGCCAGGTTCGGGGCAGCAGGTGGCCCCGGACCGCTCTCAGCGGCCAGCGCGCCAGCACCATGTTGCCGAACTGGAACCGGCGGTTCACCGCGCGCCCGTCTTCCATGGCGCTCCCCGCATCGACATCGGCCGCCGGATGGTAGCTGGAGAAATGCTCCGGCAGGCGCTCGGCGATGGCGGCCG
Proteins encoded in this region:
- a CDS encoding 50S ribosomal protein L21; translation: MFAVIKTGGKQYRVATDDVLTLEKLDGDAGEMVEFNEVLAVGDGDDVTIGSPRVDGAMVTAEVVTQGRGKKVIAFKKRRRQNSRRKRGHRQYLTTVRISEILTGGAKPSGKPAARKAAAAADAAPAKPEKAEKASPAKAPAKDDKAPAKDDTATSASDAPLFTAPEGEKDKLTEIKGIGPVAERQLNEQGITTFAQIAALSADDIARIDEAMPFSAAQIEDWQAQAKQMAG
- the rpmA gene encoding 50S ribosomal protein L27 encodes the protein MAHKKAGGSSRNGRDSESKRLGVKKFGGQSVTAGNIIVRQRGTKWHPGTNVGIGKDHTLFALTDGAVEFSRKANGRTYVSVMAAAD
- a CDS encoding GNAT family N-acetyltransferase; translated protein: MISTANKPDAFRPDRRSFSLNTPVLTTERLVLRMPVLDDADELAVIANSRDIAEMTARMPHPYTRADAVKYINAVHDGRVEGYVYAVTIAETGRLIGMCAVTNRPPSGDLEVGYWLGRAWWGQGYASEAASAVVDLAFRVTGTNVIYAGSRTVNPRSRQVLIKQGFEFTGLDEIDTIAAGRVAIERYRLSRENWLARKVETG
- a CDS encoding endonuclease/exonuclease/phosphatase family protein, which produces MTISAVSYNIQYGIGLDGGFDLDRIVAAVRAADVICLQEVTRGHPKTGAIDMAAAIAERLPEHFSSYHPAADVDAGSAMEDGRAVNRRFQFGNMVLARWPLRAVRGHLLPRTWRKDKLNLQRGALEALIDTPVGPIRFHSIHLDHVDARERMAQVRAVRAIADHYAQTGGAITGAHVYGLPEVDDRGDFVLMGDFNCEPDSDEYGFMVEDGSVVDATAADPGWSWRPMYDQPAAAKQRLDYAFCNRALAERVSGVRIDRDAEGSDHMPVWIEIAG